In Myotis daubentonii chromosome 16, mMyoDau2.1, whole genome shotgun sequence, one DNA window encodes the following:
- the ZNF624 gene encoding zinc finger protein 624 isoform X2 has protein sequence MGGLWKWNDRILRLQNSQESQSQIVTQKKIHTGQRGIKFGSIFCPEPGVTTEEFHSKCQNHEENFTENLDLNTDTHLGKKNCKDTEGSNAIKPASELTLRGKNNNKEKPYKCSTCEKAFCYRSLLIQHQRTHTKEKPYECNECGKMFSQPSYLSQHKKIHTGEKPYKCNECGKAFIASSSLMVHQRIHTKEKPYQCNVCGKSFSQCARLNQHQRIQTAEKPYKCSECGKAFSDKSKLARHQETHNGEKPYKCNDCGKAFRNKSYLSVHLKTHTEEKPYKCNECGKSFKNTTIFNVHQRVHTGEKPFRCNECGKAYRSNSSLIVHIRTHTGEKPYECNECGKAFNRIANFTEHQRIHTGEKPYKCNECGKAFINYSCLTVHHRMHTGEKPYKCSECGKAFMRSSSLIIHQRIHTEEKPYLCNECGESFRIKSHLTVHQRIHTGEKPYKCTDCERAFTKMVNLKEHQKIHTGVKPYKCCDCGKSFRTKSYLIIHQRTHTGEKPYKCNECEKAFTNTSQLTVHQRRHTGEKPYKCNECGKVFTSNSGFNTHQRTHTGEKPFKCNDCGKAFSQMIHVTEHQKIHSGEKPYKCDVCGKAFRRGSYLTVHWRTHTGEKPYTCKECGKGCITLSQLTLHQRIHTGEKPYKCEECGKAFRTNSDFTVHLRMHTGEKPYKCNVCGKTFRSSSSLTVHQRVHQRKTQLI, from the coding sequence ATGGGAGGATTATGGAAATGGAATGACAGGATATTGAGACTGCAAAATAGTCAGGAGAGTCAGAGCCAAATAGTTACACAGAAGAAAATTCACACTGGCCAAAGAGGCATTAAATTTGGGTCTATATTTTGTCCAGAGCCAGGAGTTACCACAGAAGAGTTCCACAGCAAATGCCAAAATCATGAGGAAAATTTCACAGAGAATTTAGATTTGAATACAGATAcccatttggggaagaaaaattgCAAGGATACGGAAGGCAGCAATGCTATAAAGCCTGCTTCAGAACTtactttaaggggaaaaaataataacaaagaaaaaccctATAAATGCAGTACATGTGAAAAGGCCTTTTGTTATAGGTCATTACTCATTCAGCATCAAAGAACTCACACTaaagaaaaaccttatgaatgtaatgaatgtgggaaaatgTTTAGTCAGCCTTCATATCTTAGTCAACATAAaaaaattcacactggagaaaaaccctatAAGTGTAACGAATGTGGAAAGGCCTTTATTGCTTCTTCATCACTGATGgtacatcagagaattcatactaAGGAGAAACCTTATCAGTGTAATGTCTGTGGAAAATCTTTTAGCCAGTGTGCACGCCTTAATCAGCACCAGAGAATTCAAACTGCAGAGAAGCCCTataaatgtagtgaatgtgggaaggcTTTTAGTGATAAGTCAAAACTTGCACGACATCAAGAAACTCACAACGGAGAGAAACCCTACAAATGTAATGattgtgggaaagccttcaggaATAAGTCATATCTTAGTGTACATCTGAAGACCCATACTGAAGAGAAACCATATAAATGCAATGAGTGTGGGAAATCCTTCAAGAATACCACAATTTTTAATgttcatcagagagttcatactggagagaagccctttagatgtaatgaatgtggaaaagCCTATAGAAGTAATTCAAGCCTTATTGTACATATAAGAACtcatactggagaaaaaccctatgaatgtaatgaatgtggaaaagCATTTAATCGTATAGCAAATTTCACagaacatcagagaattcacacgggagaaaaaccttataaatgtaatgaatgtgggaaagcatTCATTAATTATTCATGCCTTACAGTACACCACAGAATgcatacaggagagaaaccttataaatgtagtgaatgtggaaagGCCTTCATGCGTTCCTCATCTCTAATTATACATCAACGAATTCATACTGAAGAGAAACCTTATCTATGTAATGAATGTGGGGAATCGTTCAGAATAAAATCACACTTAACTgtacatcagagaattcatacaggagagaaaccgTATAAATGTACTGACTGTGAAAGGGCATTCACCAAAATGGTAAATCTTAAGGAGCATCAGAAAATTCATACTGGAGTGAAACCCTATAAATGCTGTGATTGTGGAAAATCCTTCAGGACTAAGTCATACCTTATTATACATCAAAGGACCcatactggagaaaaaccatataaatgtaatgaatgtgaGAAAGCTTTTACTAATACATCACAGCTTACTGTACACCAAAGAAGGCATACTGGAGAAAAACCCtataaatgtaatgaatgtgggaaggTTTTCACAAGTAACTCAGGATTTAATACCCATCAGAGAAcacatactggagagaaaccttttAAATGTAATGACTGTGGGAAAGCGTTTAGCCAGATGATACATGTCACAGAACATCAGAAAATCCATagtggagagaaaccctataaatgtGATGTGTGTGGAAAAGCCTTCAGGAGGGGTTCATACCTTACAGTGCATTGGCGAACAcatactggagaaaagccctataCATGTAAAGAATGTGGAAAAGGTTGTATTACTCTCTCACAGCTAACTCTACATCAGCGAATTCATACTGGGGAGAAGCCCTATAAATGTGAAgaatgtggaaaagccttcagAACAAACTCAGACTTTACTGTACACCTAAGGATGCATACTGGAGAAAAACCCTATAAATGTAATGTATGTGGAAAAACCTTTAGGAGTAGCTCCAGCCTTACTGTACATCAAAGAGTACATCAGAGAAAAACTCAGTTAATATAA